The following are encoded together in the Chlorocebus sabaeus isolate Y175 chromosome 20, mChlSab1.0.hap1, whole genome shotgun sequence genome:
- the CERS2 gene encoding ceramide synthase 2 — MLQTLYDYFWWERLWLPVNLTWADLEDRDGRVYAKASDLYITLPLALLFLIVRYFFELYVATPLAALLNIKEKTRLRAPPNATLEHFYLTSGKQPKQVEVELLSRQSGLSGRQVERWFRRRRNQDRPSLLKKFREASWRFTFYLIAFIAGMAVIVDKPWFYDMKKVWEGYPIQSTIPSQYWYYMIELSFYWSLLFSIASDVKRKDFKEQIIHHVATIILISFSWFANYIRAGTLIMALHDSSDYLLESAKMFNYAGWKNTCNNIFIIFAIVFIITRLVILPFWILHCTLVYPLELYPAFFGYYFFNSMMGVLQLLHIFWAYLILRMAHKFITGKLVEDERSDREETESSEGEEAAAGGGAKSRPLANGHPILNNHHRKND, encoded by the exons ATGCTCCAGACTTTGTATGATTACTTCTGGTGGGAACGCCTGTGGCTGCCTGTGAACTTGACCTGGGCCGATCTAGAAGACCGAGATGGACGTGTCTACGCCAAAGCCTCAGATCTCTATATCACGCTGCCCCTGGCCTTGCTCTTCCTCATTGTTCGATACTTCTTTGAGCT GTATGTGGCTACACCACTGGCTGCTCTCTTGAACATAAAGGAGAAAACCCGACTGCGGGCACCTCCCAATGCCACCTTGGAACATTTCTACCTGACCAGTGGCAAGCAGCCCAAGCAG GTGGAGGTAGAGCTTTTGTCCCGGCAGAGCGGGCTCTCCGGCCGCCAGGTAGAGCGTTGGTTCCGCCGTCGCCGCAACCAGGACCGGCCCAGTCTCCTCAAGAAGTTCCGAGAAGCCAG CTGGAGATTCACATTTTACCTGATTGCCTTCATTGCCGGCATGGCCGTCATTGTGGAT aaaccctggtTCTATGACATGAAGAAAGTTTGGGAGGGATATCCCATACAG agCACTATCCCTTCCCAGTATTGGTACTACATGATTGAACTTTCCTTCTACTGGTCCCTGCTCTTCAGCATTGCCTCTGATGTCAAGCGAAAG GATTTCAAGGAACAGATCATCCACCATGTAGCCACCATCATCCTCATCAGCTTTTCCTGGTTTGCCAATTACATCCGAGCTGGGACTCTCATCATGGCTCTGCATGACTCTTCCGATTACCTGCTGGAG TCAGCCAAGATGTTTAACTACGCGGGATGGAAGAACACCTGCAACAACATCTTCATCATCTTCGCCATTGTTTTCATCATCACGCGACTGGTCATCCTGCCCTTCTG GATCCTGCATTGCACCCTAGTGTACCCACTGGAGCTCTATCCTGCCTTCTTTGGCTATTACTTCTTCAATTCCATGATGGGAGTTCTACAGCTGCTGCATATCTTCTGGGCCTACCTCATTTTGCGCATGGCCCACAAGTTCATAACTGGAAAG CTGGTAGAAGATGAACGCAGTGACCGGGAAGAAACAGAGAGCTCAGAGGGGGAGGAGGCTGCAGCTGGGGGAGGAGCAAAGAGCCGGCCCCTAGCCAATGGCCACCCCATCCTCAATAACCACCATCGTAAGAATGACTGA